DNA from Lemur catta isolate mLemCat1 chromosome 7, mLemCat1.pri, whole genome shotgun sequence:
TCCCATTAGCAACTTTATGTGAGCAAGATACAAGCTTCCATTGCACTTGAGCCTGTGTGTTTTGCATTTGCTACATCAACAAGCTTTGCCCTCAGACAGGTATAACTAGCAATATGGCAGTTAACCCTCCGTATCCacgggttccacatccatggatttaACCAACCTCGGATTTAATCAACCTAGGACTGAAAATACAGTATCCGtgggatgtggaacccatggatatgaaAGGCCGATTTTTCGTATCCACAGGTTCCACAGGGCCAACTtgagacttgagcatcctcagattttggtatctatgGGGGGTCCTGGGAGCAATTCTCCATGGATATCGAGTGACAACCATATAGTACTTACAACTAACATAGGTAATAACTAGtcccatttacagatggggaaactgaggcacagagaagctgtGGAACTTGTCCGAGGTTAGTAAGTggaggagtcaggatttgaacaccAGGCCTGGCTTAAGCGCTCTGCCTTAAGGCTGAACGAATGAGGTGCAGGCCAGCTACTCCAGGCATCTCCTCCCGCCCGCCTGACCCCTGCAGGCCTCCTGGGGCCTTTAGCCTGCATGAAGTGAGGGTTGCAGCTACACCCTGGCGTCCTCACCTCACCCACTCATCACTCTGAGCCTTCCCAGTTCAGCATCTCACCTTTTGGGTGGACCCCAGCGCCAGGCTCCAGAAGtctcttcctctccacccccactccTCGCACCCACTTGGCATGACCTCCACTCTGGTGGCCCCAAGTGACCACCTTCCCTGGGTCCGCCCCCAACCAGATCCTGGGCCAGTGGGGACCACCTCCCATTCATAGTCTCTATGTCAACTAGAGCTCTTTCAGTGACAAGACAAGTGACAAAAACCCAACTGGCTTCAAGGAAGGGAAATGTTTATTGGTTCATGTGACTAAGAAGTCCAAAGTGCACAGGCCTTAGGCCAGCCTTGGTCCCGGGTGTCCAGATGGCATcagaaatctctctctccccGTCTCCTGGCCCTGCTCCGTGCCAGCTTCCTTCTCAGGCACGATTGCCCCCTGGGGTGGTAAGTGGCTTCCAGCAGCTTCTGGCAATCTTGTCAAAACCCTGTCCCAATAGTCCAGCCTACAGTACCAGGGCTGGGGCGCCTTGGGTCACAACCCCGCCCCTGCACCAATCACTGTGGCTGTAGCATGGGTGGCACTGTGACTGGTCAGGCTGGCGTCCTGCTCCCCTCAACCCCAGGGAATAGGGTCAGCAGCACAAATCACAAGTTCCAAGTAGAGGAGAGAAGGTTCcagaaaggaaacagaagcacTGCTACCACAGGGGGCATCGCAGAGGCAGACAGGGCCCACAGATGTCCCTCTCCAGCTCCCTGGTCTCCAGGTCCCCAGCTGTCCATGCCACCACGCCACACCACACCTCAAGGCCGGGCTCAGCTGCGTTTTAACCTGCCTGCTTCCTCCTTGCCCACCTCACTTGGGTCAGGCCGCTTCACAGAGAAGTCAGACACCATCAGATAAAATCCGTGAAGACCTCAATCCTTCCCCCAAAACCCACTTGCCACCCTCTCCCTTGGCAGGTTGGGGTCTGCCTTAGATGTCCCCACCTCGCCCCATCAATTCTCCACCTCCTGTCCCTGCAGCCCATCCCTCTCTGAAGGCTTGTGCTTCTGCCACTGAAAAAACACCCTACCTCCTTTAGCCCCTCACCCCAGGCCATCTCTAGTACGCAGCCGCATGCATCGCTCCCGTGCGCCTCGGTGCCCCATCTCCGGCCCTCACGCCCTCAGCAACCAAGGCCCAGAAGCAGCGCTGGCAAGGGCTCCCCAAAGCCAAAGGACATGGCACAAGTGCCACTGCCTTGTCCTCAGTCTTTGACAACTgacctctccttccttccagacACCCTGTGCCCTGGATCTGGCTGCTCATCTCCTTGGTGGCCTGCTGCaggccccctgccccaggcaagGTCTCTGGCTCTCAAGGTTCAGGCCTGTCACCACGCCCCCTCTACACATCCACCAGCACCTCCCCTCAGTAGCCTCACCAGTACCCCACATTTGTCAAAAGCCAATTGTGATCTTCATGCAaaatccttttcttcctcctgtccCCCAGCTGGAAAAGGGCCCTGCCAAAGTTGCTACAGAAAGAAACCTGGGAGGCATCCACGAGAATCCCTCCAGTCCCCCATCCAGCCAGTCAGCCACCCAACAGCGCTCAAGTCTGAGGCCAAACAGGCCTGGAGTCTGTCCCACTCTCCGCGCCCGTCTCCCCTGCCCCAGTCACCATCACCCTCACCCAGACCCCTGAGCTGGTTCCCAGCTACTACCAGAGTCCATGGATGCCTCCGCCACGAGGACGCCAGTGATCTTGTTAAAACAGAGGTACCCACAGCCTCCTGGCTCTAGACCCTTAGAACAGAATGCTCCCATCCCAGGGGCCCTGCCATGGCCCACCCTGTCCCCTCCACAGCCTCCCCAAGCTGTTGCTTCCTGAAGGCATATGTCTGGCTTGTGGGCACTGTGGCTCCTGGGTCTGCTCTGAAATGCATGTAGTTGGACTATGTTACTGCCCTGCTCAAAAGCCACCTTTGAGGCCCTCCCTGATCTTCCCTACCTCTGCTCCCGCAGCTCCTTCCCACATGCCCTTCACTGCACGGGACACTTTCCAAGATCCATTCCCATTCCTTGTCCCGCCTAATCCTTCAcagcagcccagagagggcagaaTGGACTCCATCAGAGATGAGAGGCTGCTCAGAGAACAGGAGCCTGCCCAGGGGCACACAGGACAGTGAGGCAGGTAACCCAGCACACCCAGCACCTGCCAGctcaggccctgccctctcccaccttccctccaTTGGCACCGGTGGTGCTGTCCTGGCAGAGCCGTGGCCTCCAGCCTCCTGGGAAGACACTTCCCTCCACTCAGCTGCTGCCTGGCCAGCCACGGTCTCTGACCCCAGCACTGTGGGAAAGGCAGGTGGGTGGATGGACGGCAGTCACAAAACCCTGAACAGAAGCTAGGACAAACACTGAGATActcttttattactgttttattaataaatttaagaacaattctgtcttctctcctccccccagaacgACTAAAACCAACTAAAAGGGGGTACGGCCTGGGGGGCAGAGGGTGCTAGGAGTCATAATCCTCTTCGTCCTCTGCGTCAGGTGCCGAGGGGCCTGGGGGTGCCGGGGGCAAAGGCAGAGTGGAGGTGAAGGGCAGGAAGGGCGTTGGAGGGCTGTAGGGCAGAAAGCCGGAGAGGCATTCAGGCCTCAGCCCTGCCCAACCTCCACAGAGACCCTGGACCAACAGGGAGCCAAGCCCCAGAGAAACGCAGGGCCCAGAGCAGGCcacacagcccctgcccaggccccacccactgTCCCTGGCCAGGCTGGGACAGGATCTTCTGAGAAAACAGTCCCCTGGCTTTGAGCCCCCCTCAGTtatccccccccgccccccaaatcTGCCACAATCAATAAAGCAAGCGGccagggaggacaggagggaCAAGCCAGCCTTGGGGAGTCTGCTAGCACCCTCCTGGTGCCACTGAGATGCTTACCTCTGAAAGTGGGCAGGGGGGtggctggcctggggtgggggctgtggtgTTTCCTCTTCCCCGTCAGTATCTGTATCTTCAGAATCATCCTGTGAGCCCAAGCACAGCAGGGATCAGAGTTGACAAGAAAAAGCATAAACCCATGACTAGGGAGTCTGGACTCCTGGGGGTAGCTGGGACGGGAGTAGACCCCCATAGCACCAATgaacaaacaaagaaaccaagGTGCAAAGTGGTCACAGACAAGGATGGGACCAGGTCTCCAGCCAGCTCAGCCTGATGCGAGGTTGCCCTTTCTGCCACCACGGGCCAGGACAAAGGGTTGGGGTCTCATTCACCTCCTGCTCCGAGTCTGTCCCCGACAGCTTCTTGTCCTTCCCTTTGCTTCCCATTCCACCATTCTTCCGGTTGCTGCTGCCTGGCTTCCGGCCCCTTTGGGAAGGTACAGTCCATCTGCCCAGAGATCTACACGCTCCTTGGCCACCCCCAGCCACCCCTAACCCCCATGGGTCTTGGCTTTCCCCATTGTATACCTGGCTCTGGCCCCCTACCTGCGGGCACCCTTGTCCCCATCCATGTGGTTGTCTTCTCCATCCCCCTGCATGTCAGGCACAGATGCCACCAGGTCCTTTAAGAAGTCAAACTGCTGCTCCAGCTCAATGCActgcttcctggaagaggtgggaggggatggcACTCAAGAGGTGCCCAGACACCTAGGTCCTTAGCAAGGGGCAGCAGGGGGCCCTGATGTCAGGAGAATGGAGCCTGGAAAAACCCCGCCCCATCTCTACCACACCGGGCCTCCCCGGCTTCGCttaggctgttccctctgcccagaacgCCTAAGTCCGCCTCCACCAGTCCAAACCCAGCAGTCTTTGAGGCCTTCCTGGTCCCCCAGTagcctcccacctccctcactACCAGAGCACTCCTCTAAGTGTGTGAACTCCTTGGGCAGGGCACCACCGGACCCTTCCAGCTCCGTGGCCACTCACAGGTGGGATGTAGTCATGGTCTTGGCGTTTCGGGACTGGGTCACCTGGCAGGCCTTCTTCAACAGCGACTCCAGGAAAAGCTCGAGCGCCCGGGCTGAGGGGCGTCAAGGAGAACGCGGAGGCGAGGGGGAGGGAGGGCGACCCgagctgcctccctcccccacgcCCCTCAACCCGGCCAGCCCCTCGGCAGGATACAGATGATGACAGGCACAGCCGCCGCCACCTTTCCAATCTCTTCGTCCGTCTGCATGATCTTCTTGATCCGTGCCTGGGTGGGGGCGGGCAGAGTTCGGACCCCGTTGCCTTCGTCCCAGAAAGGGATGCAGGGGGGAGCAAGAGGGGTTTCCCGGGGAAAGGGGGCGGGGCGTCCAGGCCCCCGAACACCGAGAtgcgcccgcccccccagccGGGCCTGGGCCCAAGCCTCCCGGGAGCCGGGCCCGCTCCTGCCCGTGTCGGCCACGTGCTCACCGGCGGGAACCGCGCGTTGTACTTTTTCTTCTTGCTCGGCATCCTGGGGCCTCTCTCGCCGCGCCGGGCCCAGCGCCGCCGCCCGCAGCCTCCCGGCCCCCGGGCCTGCTTGCTGCCCGCCCCGCCGCAGTTCCCCCGGGTCCTGGTGCCGCCCGCTCCGCCCCCGCCGCTCCCCACGGGTCCTAGCGCCACCGCTTAAGACGACACTAGCAGGGCCCAAGTGCCCTCCCCTTGGAGCCTCCCCGCGGTGCGCGTCTGTCCCCAACAAGACCGCCTCTCCCGCCCGCCCCCAAGGCCAGAAGAGCGAACGTTAGCCCCGCCCCCCGCGGGCCCGCCCCTCCCTGCGTTCCCCGATGGTCCCGCCCCCGGGGTCAGCACCGCCCCGGacggccccgccccttcccctgCCAGCACCGCCCCGCGGCGCGGCCGATCCGGCCTGGTGGCTCCGCCCCGTGGCCGCGCTTGTCTATAAAGTTGTTGTTGCGGCGGGGCGCTAAGAtggcggcggcggctgcagccgtggcgggggcggggcgcggcggcggcggcggtggcggcgcgGATCCCCGGCAGGAGCGGAGCCGGGCCCGGAGCTGGGCCGGCGTCGAACGCAGCGAAGGCCGAAGGTGATTGCGGACGGCGGGAGGAgcagggccggggcgggggcaCAGCTTGGGCCGTGGGCGCTAATGGCGGCAGGCGCGGCAGGGTCGGAGCCTGGCCCTCCTGCACTCGCTAACAAGCCCGGGTTCGAGTCCGGGCAGCACCCCATTGGCCTCGGGCTGGCCAGtgccctttctgggcctcagcgtCCTCGTCCATAAGTGGGCCTGATAACGCTCGCCTGGGAGGCCTGGCCCTGCAGGGCCTGCCTCGGGAGCTGCACGAACCTGcgcttatttttctctattaaatcCCAGCGCTCCGGATACCTGGCCAGAAGGTGTACTAGGGCCTGTGGCTTCCACACTTGAATTCACATTTTGGTGCTGCCAGTCACTAtaggtgtgaccttgggccagtctcTTTTCTCTGAGCTCGTTTCCTTGGCTGAAAGTCAGGGAGAGTAGTAGTAACAGTAGCAACAGCACTTAAGTAGTGCTTACTGCTCCTCAGGCATCTAATTTTCACAACAGATCTACTAGACAGGAACAGTTGTTATCCCATTGTAAAGATTaggcaactgaggcacagtgacATTAAgtcttgcccaaggccacacagtttagtccagtgcctggcacccactAGGCCCTAGCAAGCCATATTGTCTCAGACTTGCCCTGACTCAGTTCCCTCACAGCAGGATGGAGCCAggtgaggagctggaggaggaggattcTCCAGGTGGCCGTGaggatggcttcactgctgagcACCTGGCCGCCGAGGCCATGGCAGCTGACATGGACCCCTGGCTGGTGTTTGATGCCCGCACCACGCCTGCCACCGAGCTGGATGCCTGGTTGGCCAAGTACCCGCCATCCCAAGTTACACGCTATGGGGACCCCGGTTCACCCAACTCTGAGCCTGTGGGCTGGATCGCAGCATATGGGCAGGGCTACACCCCCAACTCAGGTGACGTGCAGGGCCTGCAGGCAGCCTGGGAAGCTCTGCAGACCAGTGGGCGGCCCATCACACCGGCTACCCTGCGGCAGCTGGCCATCACCCACCATGTGCTCTCAGGCAAGTGGCTGATGCACCTGGCACCTGGCTTCAAGCTGGACCACGCCTGGGCTGGCATTGCTCGGGCTGTGGTAGAGGGCCAACTTCAGGTGGCCAAGGTGAGCCCACGGGCCAAGGAGGGTGGGCGCCAGGTCATCTGTGTTTACACGGACGACTTCACGGACCGTTTGGGTGTACTGGAGGCAGATTCGGCCATTCGTGCAGCAGGCATTAAGTGCTTGCTGACCTACAAGCCTGATGTCTACACCTACCTGGGCATCTACCGGGCCAACCGCTGGCACCTCTGCCCCACTCTCTATGAGAGTCGTTTCCAGCTTGGGGGCAGTGCCCGGGGCTCCCGGGTTCTGGACCGCGCCAACAATGTGGAACTGACCTAGTGGGGTCAAGTGGGAGAGACTACCCTCTGCTTCTCTGCTGGGGATGGATCCTCCTGTCTTCCTTCTCCTTGTCCCAAGAAGGCTAAGCCCCTCAGTTCTGGGGACTAGGTCACTTGGGAACTGCCTGCATCTTCGATCCCCTTGAAATTCTGCCCTCTGTTCAGGGCTTACTCAACCCTCCACAGGCTGGGAGCTCTGGCTCCCTAAGGGCCAAGCCCTCAGCCTTTCTCTTCAATGCTGCACCCCTCCATTGCCCAGGACCACAGTTTGGGTGCAGACACCTAAGAGGAGAGCCTTCCTTGGCCACCTTCATCCCCGGCTatacctctccttcctcctgcattctccttttctttccttcctccctcacaaGGGAGAAAACTTAGTGCTTCCAGTCCCTCTCCTTGGAGCCTTCATAGTCCAGGGGACAGGAGCCCTGCAGGCCTGAGTGTGCCATTGTGGGGCATGGGGTAGTTCTGCCCGCACATCCCCTGTCAGAGAGGGGATGCCAGGGCCATGGACGTggggcctgcccctccctgccaacTCACACAGCCTGCAccaccttcctcccttccttggcTACCTTGACATGTGCCTGCTCCTGGTATTTCAATAAAGCCCAGCTTGGGTCTGTGTCTcgagtgttttttaaaatactgtcttcATGATTTCCTGCTTTggttgggggcggggggcaggcagggcctggagaGACTGCCCTCTTGACCTGGCCAGACCACCCTCTCTGCCCCCAATAATGAGATGTGCCTCACTGCTGAGGCTGCACTACTCTGAGAACCTCTGTGAAGTCAGCC
Protein-coding regions in this window:
- the DRAP1 gene encoding dr1-associated corepressor isoform X1, producing the protein MPSKKKKYNARFPPARIKKIMQTDEEIGKVAAAVPVIISRALELFLESLLKKACQVTQSRNAKTMTTSHLKQCIELEQQFDFLKDLVASVPDMQGDGEDNHMDGDKGARRGRKPGSSNRKNGGMGSKGKDKKLSGTDSEQEDDSEDTDTDGEEETPQPPPQASHPPAHFQSPPTPFLPFTSTLPLPPAPPGPSAPDAEDEEDYDS
- the DRAP1 gene encoding dr1-associated corepressor isoform X2 yields the protein MQTDEEIGKVAAAVPVIISRALELFLESLLKKACQVTQSRNAKTMTTSHLKQCIELEQQFDFLKDLVASVPDMQGDGEDNHMDGDKGARRGRKPGSSNRKNGGMGSKGKDKKLSGTDSEQEDDSEDTDTDGEEETPQPPPQASHPPAHFQSPPTPFLPFTSTLPLPPAPPGPSAPDAEDEEDYDS
- the DRAP1 gene encoding dr1-associated corepressor isoform X3, which produces MPSKKKKYNARFPPARIKKIMQTDEEIGKVAAAVPVIISRALELFLESLLKKACQVTQSRNAKTMTTSHLKQCIELEQQFDFLKDLVASVPDMQGDGEDNHMDGDKGARRGRKPGSSNRKNGGMGSKGKDKKLSGTDSEQEDDSEDTDTDGEEETPQPPPQASHPPAHFQRPLGT
- the C7H11orf68 gene encoding UPF0696 protein C11orf68 homolog isoform X1, which codes for MAAAAAAVAGAGRGGGGGGGADPRQERSRARSWAGVERSEGRSRMEPGEELEEEDSPGGREDGFTAEHLAAEAMAADMDPWLVFDARTTPATELDAWLAKYPPSQVTRYGDPGSPNSEPVGWIAAYGQGYTPNSGDVQGLQAAWEALQTSGRPITPATLRQLAITHHVLSGKWLMHLAPGFKLDHAWAGIARAVVEGQLQVAKVSPRAKEGGRQVICVYTDDFTDRLGVLEADSAIRAAGIKCLLTYKPDVYTYLGIYRANRWHLCPTLYESRFQLGGSARGSRVLDRANNVELT
- the C7H11orf68 gene encoding UPF0696 protein C11orf68 homolog isoform X2, translated to MAAAAAAVAGAGRGGGGGGGADPRQERSRARSWAGVERSEGRRMEPGEELEEEDSPGGREDGFTAEHLAAEAMAADMDPWLVFDARTTPATELDAWLAKYPPSQVTRYGDPGSPNSEPVGWIAAYGQGYTPNSGDVQGLQAAWEALQTSGRPITPATLRQLAITHHVLSGKWLMHLAPGFKLDHAWAGIARAVVEGQLQVAKVSPRAKEGGRQVICVYTDDFTDRLGVLEADSAIRAAGIKCLLTYKPDVYTYLGIYRANRWHLCPTLYESRFQLGGSARGSRVLDRANNVELT